A stretch of DNA from Macrotis lagotis isolate mMagLag1 chromosome X, bilby.v1.9.chrom.fasta, whole genome shotgun sequence:
GGTGAGAAACAAATCAGGAGGGAGCAGtatcatgaaaacccagagaggagagtATCCAGGAAGAGAGGGTACTGACTGAGAAAGaccatcagatttggcaattaagagatcattgagtGATGAGATGCAAAGCCATTCTGTGAAAGGTTGAGAGTGATATGGGACAATAAATTGACAGGATGgtgggtttttttaaggtttcttaaatttttttctcccactgacatgttaaaataacattttttttataaagttttgactagatggtgcagtggatagagcactggccctggagtcaggagaacctgaattcaaatgtggcctcagacacttaatacttagccatgtgaccttggacaagtcacttaaccccattgccttccaaaaataagtttttatttacaaattctatccctctctcCCTGAGATGATAAGCAATCCAATCTAGTTTTACATGCTCAATCACGTAAAGCATTTCAGTATCATTTTTGTACAAGAAAActcaaagagaatgaaagaagatgaaaaaaatagcatgcttcaatctgtattcagatagtgtcagttttttttcttagagaCAAGTAATATGCTTCATCCctagtcctttgggattatcttgtatctctattgctgagaataagtcattcacagttctttgttgtacagtattctcttggttctgttcagtTCATCATGCATCAGTTTATGTAtatcttttccaggtttttctgaaatcatcctgcttttcatttcttatagccattgatattccatcacaatcacataccacagcttgtttgGATATTCCTCAATTcccttgatttttaattcttcaccaccacaaaaagagctgctataaatgtgtttttgtacaaataggaccttttcctttttttttttttaatctctggaaTTCAGACCTAGTcaaattgctggatcaaaggttatacacAGATTTATGAccctttgggcagaattccaaattgtgCTCCAGAATGGgtagatcagtttacaactccactcACAATGCATTAgcgtcccagttttcccacatcccctccaactaAAAGCCTTTTTAGGGTGGGGAAGACAGGCATATTTAAAGACAAGAGAGAGAACCAGTTGATAGAAGATGAAGTGTCCAGATGTAATCTGCTAGAGAAGTTAGGAAAAAGGAGAATGTGTGACAGGACCTGAAGGGATTTTTGAAATGAAGTGATCAGAAGGAGTTGTTTGGTCAAGTTTTCTCAGTAGGAGTCAAGTCCTTAACTGAGCccaagaggggagagagaatgtGAGGGGGAAGAAGATTCTGTTGGAGGTGAGGAAAGGAACCACTTTAGGAGGAATCAAAGGACAGCCTTGCTGCATTGAGGGCCCAGATGAGGTTGGATAAGTTGAATGTGTAATTGCCCAGTCAACAGTGGGTTTGGGAGATTTGAGTAAGAAAAGAACACTAGAGATGGAATGGGATTGTGATTATTCTTCTATAACTTGCTTTGCTGCTATAACTTACTCTAAGATACTGAATGACTCTTTGGCCCcctttttggttttagttttctcatttgtaaaatgaaggatcaaATTGGATAGAGAAAGTCCCTTCAGGCTCTAAAATACTGTGATTTTTAAAACGTGGAGATTTTATACACacagatttaaatatatatatatatatacatattttatatatacgtGGATTACATCCTATACTTTTGCTTCATTAAAAAGAAGTGATGTCTCTTAGACAAAATCTAAAAAGCTCTACAAATATTTGAGGCCATTTTAATGTCAACTCATTATCTTCCTTGTCGGTACAGACCACAGGGCAGCTGTAATCTAATACCAGCCGAGAAAAATTAACTCACATCTTGGACACTTCAGTGAAGGGGACAGATTCCGGGGACAGAGTACTGGAATTTCAGTGCCATTTCTCTTACTGCCTGAGTGACATTAGGTAAGACACTTTaccctcttggcctcagtttcctcatctgtaaaatgaggggcttttGTGGTGCTTTTCTCAGCAGAAGAGTCTCTGGTGTTGAAAGGCCCCAGGCTGCTGTTTGAAGATGGAGGGACCTGGGAAGAAATATGTTTCAAGGTCTGGTCTTGTGGTGTTTCTTGTGGGGCAGGGGAGAGCACTTTGAACGAATAAACACAGTATTCTGGCTGAGACAGACTTTAGACTTCCCCTGCTCTGATCTCCTCTAACAGATGAGGGAGAGAGACCCAGAGAGACCACATGGTGGTGAGCCATCTCTAGAGCCAGATCTCATCCTTTAGTCTCTTCTGGCCCATTTGGGAAGCTGAGGGGTCAGCCCTCCAGagtcttcccccttctcctcagGACACAGTATTTTGACCCATGCTCCCCTTACAGTGGGAGCACAGGAGAGGGATGGAAGCATTAATTAGGCACTTAGGCGAATGAGAAGAACACAGGAGAGCTGGAAAGTGGCAGCCGGAAGAAAAGACAGCAGAGTGTAGGGAAGCCTGCTGCACTTCCCTGCTGTTAGCAAAAAGAGCTAAGGTGAGGCAGAAAGTGGGGCTCAGTCATCCCGGCACAGAGCTTCAATCCAGTCTGGTTTCTTCTAGAAGGAAAGTCTTCCCTGGGAGTCTATTCTCCTAGGCTCTGCCCGCCGTATTGGCAACACTTACCTCACAGGGCTCATTAGGAGAATGAGAAGAGCTGATGCCTACATAAGGCTTCACAGACCTGAAGGCTTCTGGGACCTGAGCTGGTAACCTCTCCAAGActcttgatgatgtttgtccttcattctcaaagaagaccatgacgtcagggaggttgataccatgacaagcacatgaattagattgggggggggggtgctgtgctaagtcaccagcctcattttctcctccatgggcttctgggtccagtggccagatatgaattaggatgactggagatggccttggatgtgagtcagttggggttaagtgacttgcccagggtcatacagctagtaagtggcaaatgtctgaggctgaattcaattTGACATTCTCCCAACTcaaaggccagtgttctatccactgtgccatctaactaccctcagaagctaggtggttcaatgtaTAGTGTGTAAGAGCTGTACTCagcaagaactgagttcaaatctggcctcagactcaaTACTCTTAGGTATGGAATAGTTGCACATCTACATTGGGAGAGGGAGTTTTCTGGGCTTTGGGAGGAGTGgacctatatcaatgaaatcaacgccccccccccaaaaaaaaccctgtcCTCCCACAAAATCATGTCAGTCACTATTTAACTAAAACTATGCATCCAACTCTGACAGATGCAATCTCTTTGACTTTACCTCTGTGTCGCATCTTTAACTAGAGCTTCAACGTTTTGAAAATCATATCACAGCACATGTATAATAATGACTCACCTTTCTGTCTCTCGTGGGCTTTCTTCACCAGGGTCCTGTGGGGTGGTAAGATGGGCATTTAGGGTCTCCtttttgataaagaaaaatttgaatcaaGAGGAAAAGTCATTTGCTATAGTCCCATAGGAAGCTGGGGAGGGAGTTCCAATTCACATAGGTGTCCAACTCCAAGGCCATTGTGTTCTTTCCACTCTCTCTTGCTGCTTTGCTATGTCCAAAGTCCTTTTCTGGATCCTGAGAGGAAGAATAAAGATCAAAAAGGTGGAATTCTCTCTGTCGAGGAACTGATGGCTCAGTAGGAGAGGCAGCATTCAGAGAATAGACAGAATGGACTAGGTATACCAAGTCAGGATCTAACTAGATgttgggagaaagaagaaattacttAACAACTGAAGGAAGGGCAGGGGAGGAAGGCAAACCAGGAAAAGGGTTCAGTCAGGATGGAGACTGGCCTCAAAGTCTGGAAGCAGGGAGCCCCCAAAGCACTGAGCAAAGATACAACAGTCCTGGCCCAGTACCACTTGATTTAAAGAGGCAACCATATAGATTCTGAACCAGTTAACTGCTTCCTGATGCTCAGCCAGTGTTTGGACGTATCTCCTAGGGGCTGGACATCTGGTTCTCGGAGTGGTCTGTGCTTTTGCTCTTCCAGTGAAGGGGAGCTTGCAGGCCAGGCTGCAGGTCTTGGAGATGACATCTTTTACACGGTTTCTCATCTGCCTTCTTAGACCTGCTATGTATTTGCCCTAAGATGCTGGGTTTCCTTGGATGGTGGGCTAGTATTTAGGTTGTAGAATGAGTATGTTGATGTTCTTGGCTTTGCCATGAATTGGTCCTCACCAGAAATCACCTCAGTGGTATCATAGGAAAAGCATTCTTCCCTTCACTGGTACTGCAGCTTTATTCTCCTAGAAACTAGAAGTGGCAGACCAGTCTCAGTGTCCCTGACACACATCAGCTAGGAGCATGTTGTCTCTACCTCCTGGGATGGCCAGGACTCTGGTGGCTGAGgcattttttcctttaacattGAACCAAAACTTATTTACCTTTTTGAAACCTAATTCTGCTCTGGGGTCAAGCCAGACAAGTCCACGCCTCTTCCACTGAAGAGCCTCTCAGAGCATGGAAATGGCTTTCATGATCTCCCCACTCTGCCTTTCTTTTTCAAGCTGAGCATCTTCACCTGCTTAAACAGATGCTTATGTGTCATGGGCTCGTGGACTCTGACCATCTAGTCATCAGACCACAGCCTCCCATGGACACCCTTCCCGAAATGGGACACCTGGAATTGAGTGTGGTCTGACTGGCTCCCAGGACAGGGGGAATGTCACCTTCCTTGGGCCATGCCCAGGGTCTGAGGCTTGGGCTGCAGGGCAGTGACTTGTAGGGCTGCTGGGTCATGTTCATTTCCTCTCAAGTTTGCAGGCCACTAAACTGTCCAAATCTTTTGatcttctgtttcctttatttGTAAAAACTTATGTGGTGAGCATGGGGTCAGGCCTGCAGCAATTAACTCCCTCCTCTCAATTGTCCTTGTTGCCCAGATGGCATTACCTACCATTCCCTTCAGTTGGCCGGCCCGCAACAGGCTGTTAGAAAGGCAGATTGTACGTCAACGAGACCAAGAAGCTCGATTTCGACAACAGTGGGATATCACCAGTCGCTATTTCAGAGAATCTGATGTCTGGAGCTCCAAACAGGCCCAGTGGAGCTCAAGAACATGCTACCAGCACAGGTAATTGTGAGTAGTTTTGGCCTGGTAGAGATGCTGTGACCAGAAGATGCTTGTGGTAGGTAGATAAGGGTAAGTTGCCTTTTCTAGAGCAGTGGCCTTCAAAGTTTTGTGATTTTGCAGCCCACTAGGAATACCCCAGTAGAGGTCCATTTGATTATTTATATGAATGTTccacatatattattatatattagaaATTGATAATTTTAAAGTGGACAGAAAGGAAGGTATTGAAATGTTGAAATAAAGATggaaacaaacattttaatattttatttcttaaggaaACAGAAAATCTTTTGTTCTCATTATTAATTGACCTCATTGTTGGTAATAATTATAGTGAGAATAGGTTAAGTACATTTGCTTAGTTTTTTGgtgtgtttttgttgttttttggaaAGTCTTGTTTGTCTGATCTGAGCAGTGACTTGTCATGACTttagaagactgatgatgaaacagTCTCCCACTTCTTGACAGAGATGATGATCAGAAGGTGCAGAAGGAGCTAGATGTCCTTAGCCATAGCTGATGACattgatttgttttgttggaCTGCTGGGAGAGCTTCTCTGTAGAGGGAAATGGGTGAGAAAATGGAGAGGGTAGAGATCCAAAGAAGAGCATCTACAAATAAGATATCTACAAATGcacagaagaaaacaacaaagcACAAGAGCCATTGAGTCACCAGTCTGCTTAATTTAatacagatttttaaagaaattacacATTGCAGAAGTTCACAATTTCTCAATACAATCCTCTTGTAcagtatttcaaaatatttctgttgatatgttctcagtaaaaaaggatatttaaaaaaaatattggtcTAATACATTGTGATTCAGCAACTCGAAAGTCTGGTTCTCTGTTCAGTTCATTCTGAACAACCATTTACTTGATTGTAGTGGTCATTCTTGCTAAAAGTGATACCTCCCAAACACACatcaattcaaatggaagaagaagaagtgAAGCGCAATAGAATGAAGCACAGTGGTCCTGGATTCAGAAGATCTaccattcaaatcctgcctcctgACActcctgggtgaccttgggcaagtctctttgcctccctcaacctcagtttctctatatGTTAAGCGATCATTTGGAAAGGttgacctctgaagtcctttcccaCTTTTTCTAATCCCATCCATCAATTTTGTTGTAATTCAACTAGTAAATTTCCATCTTTCCTGATGCCCAATCAGTTGTTCTGATAAATTAATCAGGAGATCTCCCTTTTTGATACTTTTAACAAATGGGTTTGAGCCAACTGAAATCATCTGGATGACACTTAAACTGGTTAGAAAATTCTGTTTCCAAGTTAAAATGAGCAGATCAATTTTTATAGGTGACATTTTCAGCAGCAAAGGCCTAGTTTTCAAACATCTTGCAATCATGATGACTTTATTACTACCATTTATTACAAACTCTCAGGATTGCATCATTATTAATGACAGTGATTAtagatatttcaaaaaatcttcataatttccaaattttctggcTGACCTTGTCAGATCTGATTAGGTCATTGTTTTTAACCTTAATCAATATGACTAATGAGCTCATATTAAAAATAGGAAGTGTTAGCTCTGCCATTTTCTGATTTTGAATCAACTCATCTTATAAATTAGTATTATCTTCAATCAGTTTTCTTTGCAGAAACCTTAAATTATATGTccattttgttttagttttatgaGTTAATGActtaaaattatagaatataatCTTTATATCCATTTGACTACAAACATGCTAACCACAATTTGTATGAAGATGTGGACAGTGATTGAGGGTACCACTGTCAATCCTTTTGCATTATGGAACTCCTTTCCCTCATGATTCCCCCTAAATTTATGCTATATTATTTCTGACATGGACTGAGGGGAAGACACCAGGAAcaatctatattaaattttaatgatGCTAATTATTTTTTGATAAGAATAGAAGTTGTCTTTCCTTTCTACACCCTGCTGGGCTGTCTTGAGCATTCCCTAGGGACTACATCCCATTTTGGAGACCACTGTTCTAGAAAAATTTGCACAATTCTACTGCTAATCATGACGATCTTTTTCTTGAGTAGCATGCAAGCATATGAACAGCAAAAactgaaggaggaaaagaaaaagagtttggcagaacGACGAAAACGTCTCCATAAACTCCTGTCAGAGGAAAGGAGTCAGCTCACCAAAGAATTGAAAGAGAAGAGGCTGAATGTGGAATTGAGAGAGAGGGACATgagagaaagaagtgagaaaCTGAAGTCAGCAagagaacaagaaaggaaaacGGTACCTTGGATGGGGTGGGTGGTGGGCCTAGCAGTGCCAACTCCAGGTGGATTCCAAGTCTTTGAAAGCCAACCAAAGTGTCTCTGGCAATAGTTGGTTTGTGCAAtttcaggggcggctaagtggtgcagtggatagagcactggccttggagtcaggagtaccttagttcaaatccagtctaagacacttaataattacctagctgtgtggccttgggcaagccacttaaccccattgccttgcaaaatcttaaaaaaaaaaaaaggataatccTTCACTCCCATTTCCAGTGTTTGCAGTGTGATGGTCTTCAGTGGTGATTTGCTAACCCCAGGCATTTTTGCTTCCTGCTCTTCTAAATGGAACAGAGCATCTATGTTACGTCAAGCTTGAAGCCCACCTTTTCTCATGACTGTATGACTGGGCCCCTTCTTTAATGCTAATGGAATCTTATGCACAACTAGGTCGCTCTCAGTGTTTCCAAAGTAGAATGAGAGAAATAGGATAGATGGTGAAAGGATTGTGGGAATGTAATGGTGGTAAAAATGAGATCTGGAAAATTGATTTGAGGTTTATTGTTCATTTCCTGAAATTTGTGGATTTGCCACATCTCCTTTTTTGGTATGTTTTTCACAGGTTGCTGAACAACTTCTCTATGAACACTGGAAGAAGACTGAACCCAGATTTCGACAGGTAAAAGCCGAGGAGATCATCCTGTTCTCCTTCCTGTCCAGACAAATTTGCCAGATTTATCCTAATTTGGATCTCTTGCTAATTTGAGTCGAGCAGCATAATTTCTGACATTGAATGAATGATATGCCTCaaaaaaagatgctgaagtgAATATTGTGTTAATTAGCTAAATGAATTAAGCTTCAAGTacatctgaatagtagcttttgTGTACATTTGCAGTTATAGAATGATAAACTTGGAGTTACCTTTGGGTTGGCCTTTTTAATTGATCTCTTTATTGTTTTAGAGCTTCTGTGATGGAGGGGCCCTCAGGGGTACCCAGTACAAACCTAGACTCACTTTATGAACCCCATCTTCAAAATCCTTGAGAAGTTGCCTCCCACTTCTGCTCATGGCATTTCCCAAGGCAGCCTAGACCTTCCATTTGGTCCCTTTGTCACCTTCCTTTCTGATTTATGGAGCACTGGCATTCAGACCCTATTTCTTGGCACTGGAAGAACTCAGAGGTGGTTCTTATCCCTCTGGAAATCCTTTGTGATGGAAGGCTTGCCCTCTGACATCTCCTGGGTTCTTCTCCTCTCCAGATTGAATCAGCTCTTCACAGGAAACATGTGGTCGACTCCTGGGAATCTCAGCTATCAGAAAGAAAACAGGTACAGGAGGTTGGGTTTTCCTCTTGCCTGGATCTGCTTCTTAAAGTGCCTCCCAGGCTTTATAGGTTCATGCATATTCTAGGGAGGGAGCAGGTACCAATCAGCTTGCTAAACAAATTGTCATTTTGAGGAGGAAGTGACAGAGTGAGGAGAGATCTAGGTTCAAACCCTGCTTCCTTCTTTTCCTGGCTTTGGGACTGAGACTTGTGGAGCCTCAGTTTACTCCCCTGTAAGAGATGATACTAAGTAGAGCCCCTAACCTACCACGTGGCCAGGAATATCACTTGAGCTATGTGCATTTGGAAAGCCTCCCTGCAAACCTTGAGGTGCCTGAGTCTGCATCATCTTGTGTGCTGGGCTAGGGCTTGGGTTGTGGAAGATCATGCCAGGGCAGACATTGGCTTCCTGGCCACAGGGGCATTTGGGAGGAACCAGACTCCTTGGGGCCCAAAGATGGACCTTTGCAGGATCAGAGTGAGAAGAGACCTTCCAGAGCTTCTGTCTCATCCCCTTCCTGTACAGTCAGAAGAATATACATTCCTATGACCTTTTAAGTTAACAACTATGAGGGAAGGGagcaaaaagactgaaaaagtcaGAGACTTGACAGGGCAGAGACAAGctgctcttcccccccccccccccccccccccccccccccccccccgtggtgttgtttgtttgtttgacttatctagcaagaaacagctgaggaagaagagaaaaaacagtTTGAAAACAAGTATGAGATGGCAAGAAGGGAAGCCCTTGAACGGATGAAATGTGAAGAGGAGAAAAGGCACCTGGAGGACAAACAGCAAGCAGAGGCTTTGCTGCGGCAGATGGAGGAGCTCAAGTTAAAGGAGATGGAGGTAAAGGGGCACCCGCAGCTGTGTGCAAGGGGCGGCCAGCAATCTGAGGGGCTCTGACCTGCAGGGTCGGTCACCTGTGTGCATGGATGTACCTTTAGACATGGAATACCCAGGTGTATATCattcatctctttaattttctgcACTGGacaagggggaaggggggaggcagaTGACAAATCCACCAAGTCTTTGACAAGAGCTGAGGTCAAAGGCTTTCCATGTGTGTGATTCTGAGCTCAGCTACCTGGTCCTTAGACCACAGGCACAGGTTGGCTGAGAGATCCTTTGGCCAGAGTATGTTCAGGTTAATCAAAAATGCCTGAACTCCCATCTACTGAGGAGTACTCAGGAGACTTTAGGTCATCTCTGAGCCAAGAGGAGGAAGCCTAGAAGGTTGGAGGTTTTTTGTAGAGATCACacatatgcgtgtgtgtgtgtgtgtgtgtgtgtgaatgggtGAGGTGTGTGAGTGTACATGCATCCACAGCCATGCATTTTCCGGCCATCTGACCAGCACTGGAGGGTTTTAACCCCCTTAGTATTAGAATGCTAGCAAAATCATGATTCCTTTATGTCTCGGTAGAGTTTTTAACCACATAAGCATGTATTTGTAtcactcacacacaaacacacacacagaattgcACACATCCTACTATCTCATTCTAATGctatatttctcttcctttgttttacacacacactcacacacacacacacatactttgtGTTGTTAGATTCTAGAACATAAATGAAATATAgttaatacagaaatataaaattctttaggTTTCCTTAGGAACCTGCTGTTAGGTTTTTTCCACCCTTGAATACGATTGCTATGTAGACCTGCCTTATCCAGTTTCTCTTAATTGATCATGGGATCCCTGATGGGTTCATGTTCAGAATCTTTCCTTggggagaagctaggtggtgcagtagatagagcaccggccctgaagtcaggaggacttggcctcagacacttaaaaaaaattacctagatgtgtgaccatagacaaatcacttaaccccactgccctgcaaaaaacccaaacaaaccagaATCTTTCCTTGGGAGATCTGGTACTAATCTGAATCACAGTTCTAAATATCTCAAATTGTTGTGCTGGTGAGAACCCTGACTAGGAGATCTCAGAGATGGCCTTGCTGATCTGGTCCTCAGGCTGATTGCCTCTGCCCCTTACAGTATGATCACAGTGGCCCAGACCAGGCACTGCTGCCTTTGCCATTTGCACAACTGACCTATTCAAAGAGGGGAAATGGAgctttactttattttatttttattatggcaACAGGCAACAAAACTGAAGAAAGAACAAGAGAATTTGTTGAGGCAACAGTGGGAACTTGGTTTactggaggaagaaaggaagaacatGGAGGAGTACAGGAAGAAAGCGGAACTGGGGTGCGTCTGGGGACTGGGA
This window harbors:
- the TCHP gene encoding trichoplein keratin filament-binding protein isoform X1, with the protein product MALPTIPFSWPARNRLLERQIVRQRDQEARFRQQWDITSRYFRESDVWSSKQAQWSSRTCYQHSMQAYEQQKLKEEKKKSLAERRKRLHKLLSEERSQLTKELKEKRLNVELRERDMRERSEKLKSAREQERKTVAEQLLYEHWKKTEPRFRQIESALHRKHVVDSWESQLSERKQQETAEEEEKKQFENKYEMARREALERMKCEEEKRHLEDKQQAEALLRQMEELKLKEMEATKLKKEQENLLRQQWELGLLEEERKNMEEYRKKAELGRFLRHQYNAQLHRRTQQIQEELEADKRILLALLEKEDKDQRWDLARREQAAADAAWMKQVIEDQLEVERAREAELQVLYREEAKQMWEKREAEWERERQARDRLMREVLTERQHQLQEKIELNRREQEEALKYREQLIRGLEEAREETRRERAEEAELKTARKQELEAQVAERQFQDQEEQEQQRKEEEEARLADQLSEELVEQEARLMSKRGFQSKPYGRPKIAWN